A DNA window from Haliovirga abyssi contains the following coding sequences:
- a CDS encoding alpha-amylase family glycosyl hydrolase — protein sequence MEKIENLWKTLYGDSKEKELDELKKIIDVEKEKYKNVVVENQFWYKESVVYSLYVDLYAGDFKGLIEKLPYLKKLGVNTLWLLPMLDSPMRDQGFDIRDYYNVRKELGGTEQFLNFVKIAHEYGIKILFDLAVNHTSDEHEWFKKAKVDKNSIYRDYYIWSDKPDKYLDARLLFKGMINSNWEYNPKTDDYYFHRFYGFQPDLNYKNPKVLIEMLKNLLFWKSKGIDGLRMDAIPFVWKKEGTNCEDLDEVHIILKIFRRVLDYVQEGTLLIAEANMKPKDVVKYFGDGDECQTAYHFPLMPKFYLSLAEKDSKYIVDALDSEYTPKIPKGCQWISFLRCHDELTLEFVTPEERKVMLENYLIDKKYSFREGEGIAGRIYNMLGKDIKKILLLNSMMFTTIGSPIIYYGDEIGQENDEEFYLESSKKTGYEDARFFNRGKMRWDKVEKIDKDKTNDESKLFYGIKNMIEVRKKYIDFFNSETIFEDNEDKELYIVKKIYENKQILFIHNLSENKKVINIEFAGVGLLTGNKLGKTIKLTPNECIWVMSE from the coding sequence ATGGAAAAAATAGAAAATTTGTGGAAAACTCTTTATGGCGATAGTAAAGAAAAAGAACTAGATGAACTAAAAAAAATAATTGATGTAGAAAAAGAAAAATATAAAAATGTAGTTGTTGAAAATCAATTTTGGTATAAAGAGTCAGTTGTATATTCTTTATATGTAGATTTATATGCTGGAGATTTTAAAGGTTTAATAGAAAAATTGCCATATTTAAAAAAATTAGGAGTAAATACTTTGTGGCTTTTACCAATGTTAGATTCTCCAATGAGAGATCAAGGATTTGATATTAGAGATTATTATAATGTAAGAAAAGAGTTAGGCGGAACAGAACAATTTTTAAATTTTGTTAAAATTGCACATGAATATGGAATAAAAATATTATTTGATTTAGCAGTAAATCATACGTCTGATGAGCATGAATGGTTTAAAAAGGCTAAAGTAGACAAAAATTCTATATACAGAGATTATTATATATGGAGCGATAAACCTGATAAATATTTAGATGCAAGATTATTGTTTAAAGGTATGATAAACAGCAATTGGGAATACAACCCAAAAACAGATGATTATTATTTTCATAGATTTTATGGATTCCAACCTGATTTGAATTATAAAAATCCTAAAGTTTTAATAGAGATGTTAAAGAATTTATTATTTTGGAAATCAAAAGGAATTGATGGATTGAGGATGGATGCTATACCTTTTGTTTGGAAAAAAGAGGGAACTAATTGTGAAGATTTAGATGAAGTTCATATAATTTTAAAAATTTTTAGAAGAGTTTTAGATTATGTTCAAGAGGGGACATTATTAATCGCAGAAGCAAATATGAAACCAAAAGATGTAGTGAAATATTTTGGGGATGGTGATGAATGCCAAACAGCATATCATTTTCCACTAATGCCTAAATTTTATCTTAGTTTAGCAGAAAAAGACTCTAAATATATAGTGGATGCTTTGGATTCTGAATATACTCCTAAAATACCTAAAGGGTGTCAATGGATCTCATTTTTAAGATGTCATGATGAATTGACTTTAGAATTTGTAACTCCAGAAGAGAGAAAAGTAATGCTAGAAAATTATTTAATAGATAAAAAATACAGTTTTAGAGAAGGAGAAGGAATTGCAGGACGTATTTATAATATGCTAGGAAAAGATATAAAAAAAATACTTTTATTGAATTCTATGATGTTTACAACTATAGGTTCTCCGATTATATATTATGGAGATGAAATTGGACAAGAAAATGATGAAGAATTTTATTTAGAAAGCAGTAAAAAAACAGGGTATGAAGATGCTAGATTTTTTAACAGAGGTAAAATGAGGTGGGATAAAGTTGAAAAAATCGATAAAGATAAAACAAATGATGAATCAAAATTATTTTATGGGATTAAAAATATGATTGAAGTGAGAAAAAAATATATAGATTTTTTTAATTCAGAGACAATTTTTGAAGATAACGAAGATAAAGAATTATATATTGTAAAAAAAATCTATGAGAATAAACAAATTTTATTTATTCATAATTTATCTGAAAATAAAAAA
- a CDS encoding thiamine diphosphokinase yields the protein MKKAVIFLNLEDINYKYLEKYKAEKIDIFCADGGAKIAYKLNIIPKMILGDFDSLSGEILNYYIEKGVEIKRYNPDKDKTDTEILLKIIYKFYDEIILEGAIGGRVDHTLVNINLLNKFKNIVINNQNEELRMITKREEIYKIKNRIGDIFSIIPFSEEIVITLNGFKYNIENKKIKKGDSLGISNLIIEKSASIKMEKGKALAVVSKIEHKK from the coding sequence ATGAAAAAAGCTGTAATATTTTTAAATTTAGAGGATATTAATTATAAATATTTAGAAAAATATAAAGCAGAAAAAATTGATATATTTTGTGCAGATGGTGGAGCTAAAATTGCTTATAAATTAAATATAATTCCAAAGATGATTTTAGGAGATTTTGACTCTCTTTCTGGCGAAATATTAAATTATTATATTGAAAAAGGTGTAGAAATAAAAAGATATAATCCAGATAAAGATAAAACAGACACAGAAATATTATTGAAAATAATATATAAATTTTATGATGAAATAATATTAGAAGGAGCTATTGGAGGAAGAGTAGATCATACTCTCGTTAATATAAATTTATTAAATAAATTTAAAAATATAGTTATTAATAATCAAAATGAAGAATTGAGAATGATTACAAAAAGAGAAGAAATTTATAAAATTAAAAATAGAATAGGAGATATTTTTTCTATAATTCCTTTTAGCGAAGAAATAGTTATTACTTTAAATGGATTTAAATATAATATAGAAAATAAAAAAATTAAAAAGGGAGATTCTTTAGGAATAAGCAACTTAATTATTGAAAAATCAGCATCTATAAAGATGGAAAAAGGGAAAGCGTTGGCAGTAGTATCAAAAATTGAGCATAAAAAATAA